A window of Bombina bombina isolate aBomBom1 chromosome 5, aBomBom1.pri, whole genome shotgun sequence genomic DNA:
TCTGTGAGCCTGTTGACAACATCTGTGCATATTCAATGGTAGACATCCTGATTGACCTGTTCAACACTGCACCTTAGCGGAAAGATCCATAGAGTGTGTGGAAGTCACCAACCTGTGCAAGAGCTCTTAGACACCACAATCATCATTCATATCAATCATCATTTGCTAACATTTCTTTTCGTTGTTGCATTTTTATCCTCTGCATTTCGATTCCCGTGCATCTGATCATTTTTTTTTCACTGACCTTAAATGCAAAAGAGTAAGAAAGGTACCTCAAGTGCAATAGAGGAATATCAGGTGTATAGAAAATTAAAAAGGACAGCATACATCCATATACAAATAAAgttactaaataatacatattatttaataaatatatagatattttaagTCATATATTTGTAGAGTTCTAACTTgtagaatattttaatattttataaaaaattttaaacttttttaaaaggaacacaaccacatacacaaatagatatatgtaatattattattttacaatttgaaatgttattttttaacTACAATCAATTGTTAAACTACGAAAATAATACAATTTAGCGCTTTCAACTTTTGTCTACATCTCAGTAGAGAGACatggaaattaaatttttaaaaaaaaaaattgttacagtaataatatttttaatatatagaaAACAGCTTTAAATGTTCTTAAATGATTTTATTGCTGTATATTATTTCAGGTATCAAAAAGTATAATGAAGTTACTGTCTTGCTTTATAATATACTCCATGTATGCCCATTAGTTTGCTACTGCAAAagaacatttgtttgtgtgtagTTGCCATGTCAACCAGTTcttgtaaaaacttttttttcgGAATTATGACATTACCACATCTTACAGTTCTATGCTCATATTAATTTTCGTGTGTTCCATTGGTAACATCAAACTGTTTATACACAAAGCTGTGTGTAGTTAAGCAGGTTCTTTTATCTGATGAGTACATTTGATGTAAAACTGACAGCAGAGTCAGCAAAGTAACATTTGTTTATTGACATTGGATTTACTGACAAGTATTACGTTTATCCCTTTTTTCCATGGTAACACTGTTAGACGAAACCTGTTTTTTGTTGCTGTCTTTTTGGGCAAGATCTTGTCAAACACATATACAACCCTGTTCCCGTCATAATAAACAATGACTGGTCTGGCTACCTAAGACCAGATTTAACCCTATAACTGTTAACTTTATATATGACATGTTTCTCTATCACAgttttaacccaatttttttctttaatgatttagatgaagcatgcaattttaagcaactttctaacttactcctattatcacatttccttaattatctagctatctttatttaaaaagtaggaatgtaaagcttttaagctgacccatttttggttcagaacctatgtTACGCTTTTTTATTGCtggctatatgtagccaccaataagcaagcactatccagggtgctgaacctaaaatgggccagctcctaagcgttatattcctgctttttaaataaagatagcaagagaacaaagagaaatttataataggagaaaaattagaaagttgcttaaaattgcatgctctatctgaatcctgaaagaaaaaaaaaatgggtttagtatccctttaaatttgtaagTGACCATGATACTCACTTAAATTTACCCTATATATGGCCCTGTCCCCATAGCATTGAACCTTACCTATAACTTTTCATCCCTAGAAATAACCCCAATAACAGTGAATAAATACTTTGTTAAAATAAGTTGCTACCCCTTTCTGAATTAAGAATTTTTTGCAGATTTTTAGTTATTGTTAGATATCTCTATTTATACTTTTTGCATAAAGCTCAAGATAACTGGTTGGTGTTTTTGATAGGTGAATTGATGCCAAGAAATGTTTTTaattgcaacatttaaaaaaataaataaaaataataaccactaagttaaaaaaaaatcactttttcattTCAGTTTTTCTACACAAATTGGGATTGGAAGAACAATAATATTGATTTCTCAATTACTGCATGTGCTCCAGAAACAAATATGCCTGTTTGTATTTTGATATAAATAATGtttgttatttaatgttatttcaatCAGAAAAAAGTATGATTAGTATTTTATGTACATTTTTCAGGACCGAGATGAGTGCATGGATTCTCCAAGCATATGCGGTGAGAGGATAAAGTGTCTTAATACTCCAGGTAGGATTATGGTTATGTTAATGCATTGGTAATTCATTTACAGACTTTTCTCTTGTCTTGCAATAGATTAATATATCAGCAGAATGAGAGAGTTTTCAGAACTGATTTACACGTTTGCTGCAGTTATTCTTCAATGaacaaactccactcaccatttttATCCATTGCTTTGCAGTTCCTTAGCCCATCACCTCTGCTGAGGCTGATTAGGGACACATGTGGAACAGGTTTAAGATTGTTAAATCTGCAttgtaaatttcaaattttgaGTATTCTAAAAACCAACATTTTTCAGTAAACATGTGCAGCAGCAAAAAATTCACTTCGgatgcatcttttaaaataaatattcagaaTAATTTGTTTTTCTGAATATTCGTCAGGTATATGGGATTATAATCCAAAACATTAAGTTAAAAACATACAAATCCACTATAAGTTAAAGAGCACAGTTACCACTCATTAATAAGTTGTCTAGTTTGAGACCATGGTCCAGTGAGACATTAATGACTTGCTGTTCCGGTGTTCCAGTGCGTAACAATAGCCCACTTGTCTCCTGAATATGAAACACCCAATATGTGGTTGGTATAGGAAGGGAAGTACCTAAAAGCCAGACTCCGCCTTACTTGTGAAATGAGTATTCAGCATGCCAGGTATGATGATACAGCTCCTCAAGCTGCATACAATGTAAGGGAGCGGCCACACCTGCTGTTAAGTGAGTGGTGGTCTCCACGCTCTTCTGATACTCTGATTATTTAACCAATCCGGTGTATAGGGGATTGCCAGACAAGTCAACTTGCACTAACTGCCATGCGATTAATCAGGAGGACAGATGCCTTCAACAAGGAGAGACAGGCTGTAAAGGTTATAAGGCTTCAATTGTGCAGTAGAGAGGTTGCTCTACCATTAGGCTAAATAGCTAAATAAGCAATCACCTAAGGCCTCACTCCTGATGGGGCCTTgcacaaaggtaaaaaaaaaatatttctttcatgtaattagcaagagtccatgagctagtgacgtatgggatatacattcctaccaggaggggcaaagtttcccaaaccttaaaatgcctataaatacacccctcaccacacccacaattcagttttacaaactttgcctcccatggaggtggtgaagtaagtttgtgctagattctacgttgatatgcgcttcacagcaggctggagcccggttttcctctcagagtgcagtgaatgtcagagggatgtgaagagagtattgcctatttgaattcaatggtctccttctacgggatctatttcataggttctctgttatcggtcgtagagattcatctcttacctcccttttcagatcaacgatatactcttatataccattacctctattgattctcgtttcagtactggtttggctatctgctatatgtagatgagtgtcctggggtaagtaagtcttattttttgtgacactctaagctatggttgggcactttataggtaaagttctaaatatatgtctttaaacttatatttgccatgattcaggataatcagtattccttctttcagactgtcagtttcattatttgggaaaatgcatatgaataaaatattttttcttaccttaaagaaattttctaattgacttttttccttgcgggctgttaggctcgcgggggcagaaaatgcttcaatttattgcgtcattcttggcgcgaacttttttggcgcaaaatcttgtcatttccggctccatagttgacgccggaagtttacacgtggttgcgtcatttttgacgcatgtgtgttacagaggtttttttgcgccaaaaagtgtgggcgtcatacttggcgccaaaaaatgtgggcgtcatacttggtgccaaaaaatgtgggcgccatacttggcaccactttttttcacattatttaagtctcattttatgttgcttctggttgctagaggcttgtttgttttgcatttttccccattcctgaaactgtcatttaaggaatttgataattttgctttatatgttgttttttctattacatattgcaagattttccataaattattcctggatcagaacatactgagggattcctgttgactaagaagtcctaccaaagccaagttcatttattttaaatgttatgaatctttatctttagctatggtttgtaataagttatcatgataaacttttacatgcagaatccattagtatttatgctttatgtattgcttttctttttacatcttatgtacaagatatacttagaaaatttataagaatatttttctgattctaggttaaggctgtctgaggttctctgtcagcacaaggggtttggaaatctcaggaggcgagattaccatatgatattttggaactccgtgcattcccagagatcttcagttggtttcttttgaagaagagacgtttattgtttttttcagacattatcacatctgtggtgtatgtcaatcatcagggtgtgactatcagtctttagatctcggatatttgcttgtgctaaatccagctcctatctaaattctggggtccttttcccaggtatagacatttgggaagcggattatctctgttaatcaagctttacatccgggagaatggtctttacccagatatgtttttcagatgtgagagcttccagaaattgatctgttggcctctcatcttaacaaggaatttcccaggggcctatttcaggtccggggatcgtcaggcggaagtagcgtatgcattgacacttccttggaattatcattctgtctatatcttccgcctctagttcttcaaaaattctaatggagcgttcgtttgtactgctggtggttccagcatggcctcacaggttttggtatgcggatctcattcggatggccagttgccaaccttggacatttccgttaagaccagaccttttatctcaaggcccatttttccatcaggatctcaaataatttaatttgaagatatggagattgaacgtttgattcttagtcatagaggtttctctgactcagtgattaatactatgttacaggtttgtaaatctgtctctagaaagatttattatcgagtttggaagactttcatttcttggtgttcttctcataaattcttttggcattcttttagaattcctagaattttacaatttttcaggttggttttgtctgcaagttgtttgaaaggacaaatctctactctttctgttctttttcacagaaagaatgctattcattctgatattcattgttttgtacaggctttggtttgtatcaagcctgtcattaaatcaatatctcctccttggagtctcaatttggtactgagggctttacaggctcctccgtttgaacctttgcgttctctggacattaaaattactttcttggaaagtattgttccttttggttatctcttctgctagaagagtttctgtgttttctgctctttcttgtggatctccttttctgatttttcatcagggtaaggcagtgttccttcctgttattcattattttgttcaggctttggttcttatcaaacctgtcattaagccaatttctcctccttggagttttaatttggttctaaaggctttacaggctcttctatttgagcatatgctttctctagacattatttactttcatggaaagtattgttctttttagacatctcttcagctagaacaatttttaattatctgttctttcttgtgagtctcctttttctgatttttttcatcaggataaggtggtttttgctatcctcatttcaatttttacctaaagttgtgatttctatcaacattagggaggaattattgtcttttactaagacttctttggtaagattcttacattctttggatatggtaagagttttcccaaaccttaaaatgcctataaatacacccctcaccacacccacaattcagttttacaaactttgcctcctatggaggtggtgaagtaagtttgtgcttgattttcttcccgcctcagagaatcaaagctcattctattagatcagtctccactttgtgggcttttaagaatgaaacttcagttgatttgcaaagcagcgacatggtcttctttgcatacattttctaaactctaCCGTtctgatgtatttgcctcttcggaagcagtttttggtaaaaaaaaatcttcaggcagctgtttcagtttgattcctctgcttatattttatgttttttttgcttACTATTATAACAAAAACGTATTCTTTtgattgtggatttaatttttcagcggaaaatggctgtttttattttatccctccctttctagtgactcttctgtggacttccacatcttgggtatttctatcccatacgtcactagctcatggactcttgccaattacatgaaaggaaacataatctatgtaagaacttacctgataaattaatttctttcatattggcaagagtccatgagacccaccctttttatggcggttatgtttttttgttgttgtataaagcacaattatatttccatttccttttttgatgctttttactcccttTTCTATTACCccgctacttggctatttgttaaactgaattgtgggtgtggtgaggggtgtatttataagcattttgaggtttgggaaactttgctcctcctagtaggattgtatattccatacgtcactagctcatgaactcttgccaatatgaaagaaattaatttatcaggtaagttcttacatacaattatgtttttttatacactAGCCCTATCTAACATTTGTAGTGCAGTAATGCTATATAATCTTACTATAACTCCCTGAATGTATccttatataaatattttcatttgAAGTAgttgcagtatatttttttttattttgctgagaAAATTATATTATAATGATGTATAATTATTACCATTAACAATAATATGTAtcatcatatatttataatataatttgttgccaaactatattaaattaataatgctTTTTCTCCCCAACAGGTGGCTTCAGGTGTCTTGGTGTTCCCGAAAAGGATGCGGCCTTGGGACTGTGTGGGGATCAGTACTTTTTTAATAAAGAGCTTCAAGAATGTCAAGCCTGCTCTGAATGTGAAGAAGGGGTAGTGGTTTATCCTTGTACGGCTGATAGTGATACCGTTTGCACAACAACTACTGAAAGCAAGTTCTCTGAATCATGCTCTGCTAGCATTACTTTACCTTCTCCTAAAATGGCAAATGCTCAAGTATTTCCTGGATTATACTTAAAAGTCAATGAAAAGTCAGAATGTGAGGTTTTTTCACCAGATGAAAATAAGTTAATAATCAAACAGCATGGTCTTTTGTGGGTTGATCTTAATTTTGCTGTGAAACACAATTGTAGGAATTTTCTTCAGCTCTCATTAAAACTAAACAACAGTGAAGAGGGTTATGAGATAAGTGGATCACGCATTGAGCAGCCAGAAGGAAAGTATTTTCAGAGCACCAGTATAAGCTGTGCTGCTGAAGTTGAGCCAAGCCAAACTTTATCTGTGTTTCTAAAGAGCCCCAACCAATATTGCAATCAAAGCAAAGACTTAAATATGTATGATCTGAATACACCACTTAGTCTCTTCTGGTTGTCCCATGATACCGGAGCAGTTGCTATGAGTGCTCAGATGTCCACAGCAATGCATTACCAAACAAATTATCGACCAACATTTAAAATCATCTCGGTGTCAGATCCTTACATGGTAAGCCTATCCCATGATGGAAGAAGTATAAAGTTCACTGAATCCGGGGTTGTTAAATTTGTATTTCAGCAAGCCCTTTACTCTATGGGTCCTACATGCATTCGTGAAGGGTTTTCCTTGGTTTCATATATAAACAGAAATGGGACAAATTCTGAGCTAATGCACATTTTTAAGTCTGGTGTCAACTACAGAGATACATCAATATCTGCATCTGGAGCTGCCAAAGTTATTGGTGGAGATATTATAAACTTTGAAATACTTTCACCATCACAGTGCAATGTTCGTTATTTTGGAGAAAACTCAGGAATTAGTATGCTAAGTCTCATCTGGATCCCTACATCAATTTCTACAGCTATCATAACCACAGTGTCCTCAGCAGGTTTACCTACAGGAGCAGTCAGAAACAAACTGTTACATTTTAGAGAGTCTTCATTAAATGACAAAATGATACAGCTAGTCACCACTGGTCAGTTGGCGCACAAGTATTTCATGTTTGCCGAAAGAGGGGCAGTTAGTGTGTCACTTAATCTAAAGTTAATTCATTCTTGCAATGTTATTAAGATGACATTGAATAAACTAGAAAGTGACCATGCTCAGCCATCTGTAATCACACAACAAATTGGAGGTCAAATGCCAGAAGGGAGCCTGTGGACAAGCGTATCACTACGttcttcatttgaagttcagaatggTACGAAGATATCAGTTTCACTTGACTGTGTACGCGGAAGAGTCAATCAAATTGCTCATGATCAAGGGACAAATATATCTATAATGTGGGTTTCTACGTAGATATCTCaaataaattgtcttttttttttaacataataataGAATTCTACCATGACTTACATAGTCATAGCTACATGTAAAGCTGGAAattgtaaatattgaaaaataaatattgaacttATAATTCTATGTACAATAATATTTGATGGATAACCTATTATGCAAACACAATACCAAAAACAATTAACATTATTACTTTTGCTTTCACTACCAGGAATGAATTGTTTTTTATATCTTTAATCCAGTGTTGGCAGTAATTATCCATTAGACACATATGGGATGATCACAATTCTGTAAAAAAGTttttatcaatttatatatatatatatatatatatatatatatatatatatatatatatatatatatatatatatatatatatatatatatatatatatatatatacatacaaaaatatacatcATAATGCCAGTATGGtgaaacaattattttaaattctgCATATGCTTATGAACTTAGTATACCATAGCTTTTCAAAGACATAAATTTGCACATATTTTTAAGATTTCTGGAGCCATTTATTTTAAAACTGTGGATAACTGTTAATAGttgaataacaaaaaataaaaaataaatatttttaatattcacACAATAATTgctctgattttttttaaatcgggtctattattttcctatttttttaataatttagaatTGTATTAATAATTGCTCATTTTTCATTTGTGCATGATTTGCACACACGTGTAAATAttggaatttttatattttttttataattatgaaaATATTTTGGGAATAGCAATATGTAgtgaattattttaatatattattatgctAATTATTAAGGTACAAATCttactataaaattatttttttttaacagcaacTAGCATGCCTTGAAATTGAATTGCAGGTGTAATTGAAAATTAAGTATTATTATAATGGCCAACATCTTGCTTTTCATGCAAATTATATTAACTTTGTAGAATCTAAATCAGCATAGGTTAGGTTTTAAAAGTATAGATATAGATTAAAGCCAAACCTTACTTAAGTGAGATAAAGTAGATAAAGGGTAAATCAGGCCTGTTTTGCTGGCCAAACATGGTTGTTCCCTTAGTATGTGTAATAATGCaaagatatttatatttttaaataagaaaaagggATTGATTTATGTAAATGATATCAAGCATTGCATGTATGTTTTGTGCTAGTCTACAAAGATCATATGttaaaaatgaaatagaaaataaaagGTTATTCTAAACAGAAAATAATttgtatatgtttaattttataaaatgtatCTGGCTATAGCAAAGATATAGCTTATTCCATGGTAAGAAAAATAGATTAATTAACTGCTTTCTAAAATGGAGAATTGTGATTTATTGAATGATATCACTTTTATATGTTTCATAAATTTTGTcctcaataaatgtattattaaagaTGTTTGTACTTTTGGGTCTGTTTCCATTGTAACACCCAACTTCATATCTATCTATGTTATTGAAAAATTTACGGGTACATTGCATATTTGCATAATAAATCAAATACAGGTACATTGCATATTTGCATATTAAATCAAATACAGGTACATTGCATATTTGCATATTAAATCAAATACAGGTACATTGCATATTTGCATATTGAAAAATCAACAGGTACATCACATTCTTGCATAATGAACAAGCACATGGCTGAACCTGTTTATAATGATGGCTGTAACCTATGTGAAGCAATTACTATGCAAAACATAGTAAAAATACTTTcatctagattacaaattttgcactatagagggtgtgaaacgaacgcaacaaaagttgcgttatcatcctccatagctctgccattacgagctttggaaaagccaccttgtgcgtggaTATGGTTGCAATGAGCTCCATATTGAAAATAatccaagcactgctttgacgtgctcgtgcacgcttttcccatagacatcaatggggagaaaaaaaactaacaactgcaatcgcggaatgaaaagctccgtaacgcaaccccattgatgtctatgggaaaaaaagttacgtttaaacctaacaccctaacataaactccaagtctaaacacccctaatctgctgcccctgacatcgccaacactaaaataaagttattaaccctaatctgccgcccccgacatcgccgacacctacataaacttattaacccctaatctgctgcccccaacatcgccaacaccggaaaaatgtattaacccctaatctgccgctcctgatatcgccgccactataataaagttattaacccctattcccccgcgccccaacatcgcccacactataataaagatattaacccctattctgctgctccctaacatcgcagccactaaataaagttattaacccctaaaccgctggcctctcacatcactgccactaaataaaccttttaacccgaaaaccgccagcccccacatcgcaaaaaactaaattaaactatttactcctaaacctaacaacaccctaactttaaattaaaattacaagatccctatcttaaaataaaaaaaacttacctgtgaaatttaaaaaacctaagtttaaactatacattaaactaacattactattatactaaaattaaataaactatcaattaaataaattcattaaaaaaacctaacactactaaaataaaaaaaatctagttacaaaaaaattaaaaatactaaattacaaaaaataaaaaaatactaaattacgaaaaataacaaacaaaattatccaaaataaaaacaatta
This region includes:
- the LOC128660208 gene encoding uncharacterized protein LOC128660208 isoform X1, with product MHEKMVIFLSGPSTWMGGFLCLLLCSLVDAERCLEGANCQSSTAESEQQKTCVGARCPAKHSRLSRSFHHTASSSTSAQHGRAQQQPSGSLREEHVTHGMTDPWGGVPHPGTNSSRDCKGIECRLPLRIRMKSRGRIPCTGEGCAAGEGQRETPGLVRLNDRAAQFIGEVPDFPTSELGGAPLGVQLTCDIKPGENEVPSEDALILQLHLAKGQEKFVESLKSQQKTISDLQQKLSDQQALLVNQQREIIEQQRKMYEQMDMIKVQYSILFDTVKQMSFQSLQEDIQNYFEAHLQGLQNQVRNNLQKTYSVHKLDVDAKVIDVEGTSMTCGPCESDEYCNFQKTPPKCEKCTLCPAGFFQLSDCTENVDRICQDRDECMDSPSICGERIKCLNTPGGFRCLGVPEKDAALGLCGDQYFFNKELQECQACSECEEGVVVYPCTADSDTVCTTTTESKFSESCSASITLPSPKMANAQVFPGLYLKVNEKSECEVFSPDENKLIIKQHGLLWVDLNFAVKHNCRNFLQLSLKLNNSEEGYEISGSRIEQPEGKYFQSTSISCAAEVEPSQTLSVFLKSPNQYCNQSKDLNMYDLNTPLSLFWLSHDTGAVAMSAQMSTAMHYQTNYRPTFKIISVSDPYMVSLSHDGRSIKFTESGVVKFVFQQALYSMGPTCIREGFSLVSYINRNGTNSELMHIFKSGVNYRDTSISASGAAKVIGGDIINFEILSPSQCNVRYFGENSGISMLSLIWIPTSISTAIITTVSSAGLPTGAVRNKLLHFRESSLNDKMIQLVTTGQLAHKYFMFAERGAVSVSLNLKLIHSCNVIKMTLNKLESDHAQPSVITQQIGGQMPEGSLWTSVSLRSSFEVQNGTKISVSLDCVRGRVNQIAHDQGTNISIMWVST
- the LOC128660208 gene encoding uncharacterized protein LOC128660208 isoform X2 — its product is MVIFLSGPSTWMGGFLCLLLCSLVDAERCLEGANCQSSTAESEQQKTCVGARCPAKHSRLSRSFHHTASSSTSAQHGRAQQQPSGSLREEHVTHGMTDPWGGVPHPGTNSSRDCKGIECRLPLRIRMKSRGRIPCTGEGCAAGEGQRETPGLVRLNDRAAQFIGEVPDFPTSELGGAPLGVQLTCDIKPGENEVPSEDALILQLHLAKGQEKFVESLKSQQKTISDLQQKLSDQQALLVNQQREIIEQQRKMYEQMDMIKVQYSILFDTVKQMSFQSLQEDIQNYFEAHLQGLQNQVRNNLQKTYSVHKLDVDAKVIDVEGTSMTCGPCESDEYCNFQKTPPKCEKCTLCPAGFFQLSDCTENVDRICQDRDECMDSPSICGERIKCLNTPGGFRCLGVPEKDAALGLCGDQYFFNKELQECQACSECEEGVVVYPCTADSDTVCTTTTESKFSESCSASITLPSPKMANAQVFPGLYLKVNEKSECEVFSPDENKLIIKQHGLLWVDLNFAVKHNCRNFLQLSLKLNNSEEGYEISGSRIEQPEGKYFQSTSISCAAEVEPSQTLSVFLKSPNQYCNQSKDLNMYDLNTPLSLFWLSHDTGAVAMSAQMSTAMHYQTNYRPTFKIISVSDPYMVSLSHDGRSIKFTESGVVKFVFQQALYSMGPTCIREGFSLVSYINRNGTNSELMHIFKSGVNYRDTSISASGAAKVIGGDIINFEILSPSQCNVRYFGENSGISMLSLIWIPTSISTAIITTVSSAGLPTGAVRNKLLHFRESSLNDKMIQLVTTGQLAHKYFMFAERGAVSVSLNLKLIHSCNVIKMTLNKLESDHAQPSVITQQIGGQMPEGSLWTSVSLRSSFEVQNGTKISVSLDCVRGRVNQIAHDQGTNISIMWVST